The following coding sequences lie in one Halanaerobiaceae bacterium ANBcell28 genomic window:
- a CDS encoding ROK family transcriptional regulator: protein MNLSGNLELMHELNTKHILRVIRQFAPISRSEIVEKSNLTAATVSRIVSKLIKFRLVRESGFGESKGGRKPVLLELIPDSILTIGLDIEIDEITAVIIDLEGKILLYKEQVLVGKKDEEYILRQVNLLIKELLNVEEYRNKVIGIGIGIHGLVDSIKGVSIFPPAFDWENFSLAKIVSKSFSLPVILENNVRALTLGESWFGLARNLSNFISLKVGSGIGSGIFTNGQLYRGTSNSSGEIGHTMVDEDGPLCTCGNYGCLESVASIPAIIRRSKKALKQGQSTMINDLIAKDIEKLSPGIILAAADKGDNLSQQILKETGHYLGIAVANYINILNPEAVIISGNELISGEIVLDTLRSTVENRALAYPLKHLKIINSSLGGKGVAIGAATLILESVFNVDNNVIVDIGL, encoded by the coding sequence GTGAATTTGTCCGGTAATCTGGAATTAATGCATGAATTAAATACAAAGCATATTTTACGTGTAATTAGACAGTTTGCCCCAATATCACGCTCTGAAATAGTCGAGAAGAGTAATTTGACCGCAGCAACTGTATCGCGTATTGTGAGTAAGTTAATAAAGTTTAGATTGGTAAGAGAAAGTGGCTTTGGCGAATCAAAAGGAGGCAGGAAGCCAGTTCTCCTGGAATTAATACCAGATTCAATTTTGACTATTGGTCTTGATATAGAAATAGATGAAATTACAGCAGTAATAATAGACCTTGAGGGTAAAATTCTTCTTTATAAAGAGCAAGTTCTTGTGGGCAAAAAGGATGAAGAATATATTTTAAGGCAGGTAAATTTACTAATAAAAGAATTATTGAATGTTGAAGAATATAGGAATAAGGTAATTGGAATAGGTATTGGAATACATGGTCTGGTGGACTCTATAAAGGGGGTTTCCATTTTCCCACCTGCTTTCGATTGGGAGAACTTTTCTCTGGCTAAAATAGTATCAAAAAGTTTTTCTTTACCAGTTATATTAGAGAATAATGTTAGGGCCTTAACATTAGGAGAAAGTTGGTTTGGTCTTGCCAGAAATTTGAGTAATTTTATTTCTTTAAAAGTTGGAAGTGGGATAGGATCTGGTATATTTACTAATGGTCAATTGTATAGAGGAACAAGTAATTCTTCAGGTGAAATAGGGCATACAATGGTAGATGAAGATGGACCATTGTGTACTTGTGGTAATTATGGTTGTTTAGAAAGTGTGGCTTCTATACCTGCTATTATCAGACGTAGTAAAAAGGCTTTAAAGCAAGGGCAATCCACTATGATAAATGATTTGATTGCTAAAGACATAGAGAAGTTAAGTCCTGGAATAATATTAGCTGCTGCAGATAAAGGGGACAATCTTAGTCAGCAAATCTTAAAGGAAACAGGACATTATCTTGGCATTGCTGTAGCTAATTACATTAATATCTTAAATCCAGAAGCAGTAATAATTAGCGGTAATGAGCTTATATCTGGAGAGATTGTCTTAGACACTTTAAGGTCAACGGTAGAAAATAGAGCTTTAGCATATCCATTAAAGCATCTAAAAATTATTAATTCAAGTTTGGGAGGAAAAGGTGTTGCAATTGGAGCTGCAACACTTATTTTAGAATCTGTTTTTAATGTGGATAATAACGTAATAGTGGATATAGGTTTATAA